In Thermodesulfobacteriota bacterium, the genomic stretch CCTCGTCGTTTATATCCGGGGCGAAGTATATGTAGGTGCCGGGTATCACTACTACGGCCGGAGGGGCTTTCACCACGATCGCCGGCGGCGGCGCGTTTATGCCTATGTTTATATTTATTTCAGACAGGGCTAAAGAAGGGGCGGAGAAGAGCGCCATTCCGGCGGTTGCGAGCGCAAGCGATAGTCTTTTCATCCAAGCCTCTCAGTGGTTTTCGGGGAATATACCAGCACGGATACCACAAATATGTATCAAAAGCTACATAAACGGGTTTTGACGGAACCAACCGCGGCAGGTCGCCCAATTGAGATTAGACGTGAAGCTTCTCACTATCCAGCGAAACATCAAGAACTCTCATTGTCTTTAGAGGCCAGCCTCTGCCAACAGTTGTAAAATCCTTTTCCCAGAATTGAAAACTCTTTTCAAACCGGGTTTTCCCTGTATTCTCGACACTCTTAAGGGTTTTTCCTCAAGACCGCACCGGTTTTCCGTAAAAAATATTTACATCCGGCCTTCCCTGGCCCCCTGCCTTGCTAATGTAAAACGCGGCTTTTCATAATGGTATGGTAATTGCGTCCGGAAAAAGTAACAACCTTGGGGGGTGGCATATGAGAAAACCGAGATTGAGCATCGGGCTGCCGGTCTATAACGGGGCAAGATACCTTTTCTGCTGTCTCGATTCGATACTCTCGCAGAGCTACGAGGATTTCGAGCTCATCATATCAGACAACGCCTCAACCGACTCGACGCAAGACATCTGCCTGAAATACGCCTCAGGGGACAAGCGTATCAAATACTTCCGCAACCCCAAAAACCTCGGGGCCTCGGCAAACTTCAACGCCGCCTTCCACAAGTCCGAGGGTGAATTCTTCAAGTGGGCCTCCTACGACGACATATGCGCCCCGGGCTTTTTCTCCGAATGCATGGAGCTCCTTGAAAGCGACCCGTCGGACGTGTTGAGCCACCCCCGGACCATGCGCATAGACGCAGACGGGCGGGAGCTTGGGGTCTACGACCTTGAGCTAAGCACCTCCTCGGAGGACCCGGTCGAGCGCTTCCGGGACCTCCTGCTTAAGAAGCACGCCTGCTTCCAGGTCTTCGGCATCATAAGGAGCGAGGTCCTCAAAAAGACGAAGCTAATACACAATTACTCGGGCTCCGACAGGGTGCTCCTTGCCGAGCTTTCGCTTTACGGGAAGTTCAGGGAGGCGCCAAAGCCGCTCTTTTTGAGGAGGAGCCACCCGCATGAATCGGTCCGCCTTTTCCCTGACGCAAACCGGCGCTACGAATGGTTCGATCCTTCCCTGGCCGGAAAAGTAAACTTCACGCAATGGAGGCTCCTGGCAGAATACGCGAGTTCCATAAACCGTGCTCCCATCCCGGCCGGAAGCAAGGCGGCTTGCTCTCTTCTAATCACGAAATGGGCCGCCATGCACTGGAGGCACTTCGCGCATGACATGAAGAACGCCGGAATAGACATGCTCCATGTGGATGCCCTATCGCGACTTATGCAGAGCGGGCTGCGTGCCACAAAGCAAGGCATGGTCTCTGTCTCGGGTATATTGGGAATATACAGGAAGTGATAGAGTTTTTTTGAAAATCAGGTTTAATAAGACTGAAAAACAAAAACCCCTGAAAAGGGGTTTGTTTTTTTATCTCAAATGAAAAAGGTTCCGGAGGGACTCAAAAAAGAAAGGCGTTGCATGGACTGCTTTCAGCCAATCCGTAGGTTTCCTGAAGGTTTTTCCCCTTCGTGCTTTTAACTCCCTGGTTGCGTCCTTTAAGGCGCAACCACTTCGGGGGCGCGTCCTTCAGGGCCTCTTTAGGTGGTTTGTACGCACCTTGCGGATGGGGGTCCAAGGACCCTGGCTCCAGCCCATCAACGCCTGTCTCTCTAACAATATTATATCAATTAACGAGGACTACCGCAACCGCATAAGAAAGATTTTTTTTGGATAAAAGGCGCATCCAACGGAGAAAAGACCAGACGAGCAAGTGGCAGTCCAAGAGAGCGGTTCAGGCTTCCTTCCAAGGGAAATACTCACGTATTCCCTTGAGGGCTTGCTCACCCCGCTCCGGCAGGACCCCTAGCGGGAACTGTAGCTCAACTCCATCAGATGCGCCTTTTATCTCTCTATAACGCCTTGTCCTCTCGGCCTTGTTATTTCTTTTTCTATTATTATATTATCCCTATCGAAAATACTTGTCAATTTTATCCGGGGCCGGTTCAGGAAGGCTTGCCGGCCAGGCCTTCCTCCCTGCCCTCGACGGCATCGCCCGGGCCGGGCCTGGTCTTCCACCTGTTGTGCACCCAGAACCACTCCTCCGGATGTCTTCTTACCATCTCCTCCACTACCCTGGCAAACCTGGCTGTATTTACGGCAGCGTCCTTTTCCCTGTCTCCGGTGGAAGCGACCTCTACCTCTTTTTGGACCTCTATCAAATGCCCGGAGCCCTGTCTCCGTATGAAGACCGGTACGACGGGAGCGCCGCTTGCGAGCGCCAGGAGCGCAGGCCCCTTGTTCGAGCAGGCCGGAACGCCGAAGAAGTCCACGAAGAAGCCCTCGCTCCTCGTAACGTTCTGGTCAACGAGGATGGCCACAGTCGAGTTCCGGGCAAGCCTCTTCATTAACTTTCGCATGGCGCCCTTCTTGTAGACTATCCTGTTCCCCGACCGCGTCCTCACCCATGTGACGAACCTCTCGAAGAGCCTGCTGTCGAGCTCCCGGACGACGATCTCGGGCCTGTAACCCCTGAGGCCCAGGCACGCCCCGAGGAGCTCCCAGTTCCCGAAATGAGCCGTGAGTATGATGACGCCCTTTCCCCTGGCAAGCGCCCTGTCCATGTTTTCGAGCCCGCTCCATTGAACAAGCCCCTCCGTTTTCCTTCCGTTCAGCCAGGGAAGCCTCGTGAACTCCAGGAGCATTATTGAAAGGTGCCTGAAAACATTTCCCGCTATCCTCTCCTTCTCGGCAAGCCCGAGCGCCGGGCCGAATGCCCGATCGAGGTTGTCGAGCGCTATAT encodes the following:
- a CDS encoding glycosyltransferase family 2 protein, which encodes MRKPRLSIGLPVYNGARYLFCCLDSILSQSYEDFELIISDNASTDSTQDICLKYASGDKRIKYFRNPKNLGASANFNAAFHKSEGEFFKWASYDDICAPGFFSECMELLESDPSDVLSHPRTMRIDADGRELGVYDLELSTSSEDPVERFRDLLLKKHACFQVFGIIRSEVLKKTKLIHNYSGSDRVLLAELSLYGKFREAPKPLFLRRSHPHESVRLFPDANRRYEWFDPSLAGKVNFTQWRLLAEYASSINRAPIPAGSKAACSLLITKWAAMHWRHFAHDMKNAGIDMLHVDALSRLMQSGLRATKQGMVSVSGILGIYRK
- a CDS encoding lysophospholipid acyltransferase family protein; its protein translation is MLFLLKAVSFIIGHMPYRAVFLLGGALGSIAFRVLKKHRNIALDNLDRAFGPALGLAEKERIAGNVFRHLSIMLLEFTRLPWLNGRKTEGLVQWSGLENMDRALARGKGVIILTAHFGNWELLGACLGLRGYRPEIVVRELDSRLFERFVTWVRTRSGNRIVYKKGAMRKLMKRLARNSTVAILVDQNVTRSEGFFVDFFGVPACSNKGPALLALASGAPVVPVFIRRQGSGHLIEVQKEVEVASTGDREKDAAVNTARFARVVEEMVRRHPEEWFWVHNRWKTRPGPGDAVEGREEGLAGKPS